One window of Siniperca chuatsi isolate FFG_IHB_CAS linkage group LG15, ASM2008510v1, whole genome shotgun sequence genomic DNA carries:
- the cdkl1 gene encoding cyclin-dependent kinase-like 1, whose amino-acid sequence MEKYEKMGKIGEGSYGVVFKCRNKDTGQIVAIKKFVESEDDPIIKKIALREIRMLKQLKHANLVNLIEVFRRKRKLHLVFEYCDHTVLNELDRHPRGVPEHLVKSITLQTLQAVNFCHKQNCIHRDVKPENILITKHQVIKLCDFGFARILTGPCDYYTDYVATRWYRAPELLVGDTQYGPPVDVWAIGCVFAELLSGIPLWPGKSDMDQLYLIRKTLGDLIPRHQQVFSNNQFFCGVSIPEPQEMEPLEQKYPNLSHQALSLMKGCLRMDPSERLTCEQLLQHPYFDSLREKSEKTSREQERSSYKRTRLPRKHLPPGYLPQLTSSGIFPAVDNKKYYNNLRKFNYHLPNI is encoded by the exons ATGGAGAAGTACGAGAAGATGGGAAAGATCGGAGAGGGCTCCTACGGTGTCGTCTTCAAGTGCAGGAACAAAGACACAGGGCAGATCGTTGCCATCAAGAAGTTTGTGGAGTCAGAGGACGATCCCATCATCAAAAAGATTGCACTGAGGGAGATCAGGATGCTCAAG CAACTGAAACACGCCAACCTGGTGAATCTGATCGAGGTGTTTCGGCGTAAACGGAAGCTTCACCTCGTGTTCGAGTACTGCGACCACACAGTCCTCAACGAGCTGGACCGCCACCCCAGAGG GGTTCCAGAGCACCTTGTAAAAAGTATAACCTTGCAGACACTTCAGGCTGTCAACTTCtgtcacaaacaaaat TGCATTCACCGAGACGTCAAGCCGGAAAATATTCTCATCACCAAACACCAAGTCATCAAACTCTGTGACTTTGGGTTTGCCAGGATTCTCA CTGGTCCATGTGACTACTACACAGACTACGTGGCGACTCGTTGGTACCGGGCCCCTGAGCTGCTGGTGGGAGACACTCAGTACGGCCCCCCGGTGGACGTGTGGGCGATTGGTTGTGTGTTCGCTGAGCTGCTGTCAGGGATCCCGCTGTGGCCCGGGAAGTCTGACATGGACCAACTGTACCTGATCAGAAAGACTCTCG GAGATCTGATCCCTCGACATCAGCAGGTCTTCAGCAACAACCAGTTCTTCTGTGGAGTTTCCATCCCAGAGCCACAAGAGATG gAACCTTTGGAGCAGAAATATCCAAATCTCTCACATCAAGCTCTGAGTCTCATGAAG GGTTGTCTGAGGATGGACCCGTCCGAGCGGCTGACCTGCGAGCAGCTCCTCCAACACCCGTACTTCGACAGCCTGCGAGAAAAGAGCGAGAAAACCTCCCGAGAGCAGGAGCGCTCTAGCTACAAGAGGACACGTTTACCTCGCAAACACCTTCCTCCCGGG TATTTGCCACAGCTGACCAGCAGCGGCATCTTTCCAGCTGTGGACAATAAGAAGTACTACAACAACCTGCGCAAGTTCAACTATCACCTACCGAACATCTAA